A genomic region of Armatimonadota bacterium contains the following coding sequences:
- a CDS encoding GHMP kinase, translating into MIITQTPLRISFAGGGTDFADFYRLNGGCVISSAVDKYIYVIIKERFDEKIRIGYSRTEMVDSIDEIEHELVRECLRKTGITHGVEISTMADIPSEGSGLGSSSSVTVGLLNAMYAYKGEIVPAEVLAKEACEIEIDILGKPIGKQDQYIAAFGNLRFISFLPSEEVKVESINLDPEKKRRLSESLMLFFTGMTRSSSEILSEQKANIADRVDILKKMKHQAEEIRESLLNGHIDRLGEIMHQGWLYKKQLAGKISNSEIDNMYERALDAGALGGKIAGAGGGGFLLLYCPPERQNKVREALSNLRELNFNLERDGTKVIFNVRR; encoded by the coding sequence ATGATCATTACGCAGACTCCGTTACGAATAAGTTTTGCTGGAGGGGGTACAGACTTCGCTGATTTCTACCGCTTGAATGGTGGTTGTGTAATCTCATCGGCGGTCGATAAGTACATCTATGTGATTATCAAAGAACGCTTCGATGAAAAAATCCGTATTGGCTATTCTCGAACAGAAATGGTTGATTCGATTGACGAGATTGAGCACGAACTTGTTCGTGAATGCCTCCGAAAGACAGGTATAACGCATGGCGTTGAAATTTCAACCATGGCTGATATTCCCTCAGAGGGGTCTGGCTTGGGTTCTTCGAGTAGCGTGACCGTTGGTCTTCTTAACGCAATGTATGCTTACAAAGGCGAGATAGTACCTGCCGAAGTTCTTGCTAAAGAGGCATGTGAAATTGAGATTGACATTCTGGGCAAGCCGATAGGGAAACAGGATCAATATATCGCAGCATTTGGCAACCTCCGCTTTATCTCGTTCTTGCCGTCCGAAGAAGTAAAAGTTGAGTCCATCAATCTTGATCCCGAAAAGAAACGCAGATTGAGCGAGAGCCTAATGCTCTTTTTTACAGGCATGACCCGCAGTTCGAGCGAAATACTTTCCGAGCAGAAAGCGAATATTGCCGACAGAGTTGACATACTAAAAAAGATGAAGCACCAAGCTGAGGAAATCCGAGAAAGTCTGCTCAATGGGCACATAGACCGGCTAGGTGAGATTATGCACCAAGGCTGGCTGTATAAAAAACAGCTTGCCGGGAAGATTAGCAATAGTGAGATTGACAACATGTATGAGCGGGCGCTTGATGCCGGCGCACTTGGCGGGAAAATCGCAGGTGCAGGTGGCGGCGGCTTCTTATTACTCTACTGTCCACCCGAGCGCCAAAACAAAGTTCGCGAGGCTCTCTCTAATCTCAGAGAGCTAAACTTTAACCTTGAGCGAGACGGAACCAAGGTAATCTTTAATGTGAGGCGGTAA
- a CDS encoding SIS domain-containing protein — translation MDKVKNYLNDVAQLLIEAPTEDIRKIASLVMDAYLSGKQVFIMGNGGSAATASHLACDLQKGIGCLNPDKKFRVMALTDNVPIMTAWANDTDYSNIFAEQLATWVEPGDLVIGISGSGNSPNIIKGIEVAKEKGAVTAGLSGFKGGKLAQVADHNVVVLSDNMQHIEDVHMVISHLIFRYLLEELCH, via the coding sequence ATGGATAAAGTAAAAAACTACCTAAACGATGTTGCTCAGCTGCTGATAGAGGCGCCAACGGAGGACATTCGTAAAATTGCATCTCTCGTAATGGATGCTTATCTCTCCGGCAAGCAGGTTTTCATCATGGGCAATGGCGGGAGCGCTGCCACTGCTTCACATCTAGCATGCGATCTACAAAAGGGAATTGGTTGTCTCAACCCAGACAAAAAGTTTCGCGTAATGGCGCTTACGGACAACGTTCCGATAATGACCGCTTGGGCAAACGATACGGATTATTCAAATATTTTCGCAGAGCAATTGGCAACTTGGGTGGAACCAGGCGACCTAGTAATTGGCATTAGCGGCAGTGGAAACTCGCCCAATATTATTAAGGGAATTGAAGTTGCAAAGGAAAAAGGTGCTGTCACTGCTGGCTTAAGTGGTTTCAAAGGTGGCAAACTTGCCCAGGTGGCTGACCATAATGTCGTTGTACTTAGCGATAACATGCAGCATATCGAAGATGTTCACATGGTCATCTCCCATTTAATATTTCGCTACCTACTGGAGGAACTGTGTCATTGA
- the gmhB gene encoding D-glycero-beta-D-manno-heptose 1,7-bisphosphate 7-phosphatase, translating to MKVVFLDRDGVINKNRDDYVKTVDEFEFLPGALEGLARLKEAGYKAVIVSNQAGVGRGLFSLDELEQITKAMLGEIRLTGGEIAGVYYCIHRKDEGCGCRKPEPGLFLKAREELGLDSEGGFLIGDTESDICAGYRAGCTTILVLTGKSSADDVEHWQYKPDYIADNLNSAVEWIINNQVGVTSN from the coding sequence TTGAAAGTGGTATTCCTGGATAGAGATGGCGTAATCAATAAGAATCGCGATGACTATGTAAAAACAGTTGATGAGTTCGAGTTTCTCCCGGGAGCTCTGGAGGGTTTGGCAAGACTTAAAGAAGCCGGATACAAGGCAGTCATTGTTTCAAACCAGGCTGGGGTTGGACGTGGTTTGTTTTCTTTGGATGAGCTTGAGCAAATAACAAAAGCTATGCTTGGTGAAATCAGACTCACAGGCGGAGAAATAGCCGGTGTTTACTATTGCATACATCGCAAAGACGAAGGTTGCGGATGTCGGAAGCCCGAACCTGGTCTCTTTCTAAAGGCGCGTGAAGAGCTTGGTCTTGATTCAGAGGGCGGTTTTTTAATAGGTGACACTGAAAGCGACATTTGTGCAGGGTATCGGGCAGGATGTACTACGATTTTGGTTTTGACTGGCAAATCTTCGGCTGATGACGTTGAGCATTGGCAGTATAAGCCCGATTATATTGCTGACAACCTTAATTCTGCCGTCGAGTGGATTATTAATAATCAAGTTGGCGTTACGTCTAACTAA
- a CDS encoding capsule assembly Wzi family protein, with amino-acid sequence MSKARGIWVFLTLALVLTTVGTSFADTRSVPSADRLPPEHWAYDAMLNLAADNLISGLPARLFAGDRLFNRLEMAEIVASAVDNALGRKLSASQVALITKLIEEFRPEIAFQNALVLEKWSNREESGSPNSMVLTGYVRGIAEDDSGDADSLLLIPYRVSALVNFSEDMLGACMFSEREDKFFLQRRNDPQPGKIMIKGYGEDFTWEIGRDYFWWGPCYASSLILSDNSAGFWNAAGSKEFSFGPFFGRVKISQFASAFEDEGQMLYLFGRRYERTLSHGWNIGISETAKTGKMPNPLILVLPFYLYQHLFHEVDEEFNTLYSIDFLYAARPSYQIYGELLIDDITSPRIFGGGFERPRKTGWTLGVYLPRMLSKNKLSTFRAEYVYIDRLTYGATREDYPLLAYIHNTEVIGHAIGPNSKALYLRWERSLAEKLSVICEYVDRHEVEAQNPRRNNERAVSFLFTYDISPDKSIGVRLAPYTTRMPDGSRSSGTIYQIRATAAF; translated from the coding sequence TTGAGCAAAGCAAGGGGTATTTGGGTTTTCCTCACTTTAGCGCTAGTTTTAACCACCGTCGGGACGTCTTTTGCGGATACTAGGAGCGTCCCTTCTGCCGACCGGTTGCCACCTGAACATTGGGCGTATGATGCGATGCTCAACCTTGCTGCGGACAACTTAATCAGCGGTCTGCCTGCACGACTCTTTGCGGGCGACAGGCTTTTCAATCGCCTGGAAATGGCAGAAATTGTCGCATCGGCAGTAGATAATGCGTTGGGACGCAAATTGAGCGCTAGCCAGGTGGCTTTGATCACCAAGCTGATTGAGGAATTCAGACCTGAGATTGCTTTTCAAAATGCATTGGTGCTTGAAAAGTGGTCAAACCGCGAGGAGTCAGGTTCTCCCAATTCAATGGTTTTGACAGGTTATGTGCGCGGTATTGCAGAGGACGATTCCGGCGATGCGGACAGCCTTCTCCTTATTCCATACAGGGTTTCCGCGTTGGTAAACTTTTCTGAAGACATGCTTGGCGCTTGCATGTTTTCAGAACGAGAGGATAAGTTCTTCTTGCAAAGGCGAAATGACCCGCAGCCTGGAAAAATAATGATAAAGGGCTATGGTGAAGATTTTACATGGGAGATAGGAAGAGACTACTTCTGGTGGGGGCCTTGCTATGCTAGTTCGTTGATACTCTCGGACAACAGTGCTGGGTTTTGGAATGCCGCAGGTTCAAAGGAGTTTTCTTTTGGCCCGTTCTTTGGTCGAGTAAAAATCAGCCAGTTTGCCAGCGCTTTTGAAGACGAGGGGCAGATGCTTTATCTTTTCGGCAGGCGTTATGAGAGGACGCTGTCCCATGGATGGAATATAGGTATCAGCGAGACAGCCAAAACAGGCAAAATGCCAAATCCCCTTATCCTTGTGCTCCCATTTTACCTATATCAGCATTTGTTTCATGAAGTAGATGAGGAATTTAATACGCTTTATTCCATCGATTTTCTTTACGCGGCCAGACCTTCATATCAAATATACGGTGAATTATTGATTGATGACATAACATCCCCACGGATTTTTGGCGGTGGGTTCGAGCGACCCCGGAAAACGGGTTGGACGCTGGGTGTGTATTTGCCTAGAATGCTTTCAAAAAATAAGCTCTCGACGTTCAGGGCAGAATATGTCTATATAGACCGACTTACCTATGGTGCGACGCGTGAAGATTATCCATTGCTTGCATATATTCACAACACTGAGGTAATAGGACATGCGATTGGCCCGAATTCGAAAGCCCTATACCTTCGGTGGGAGCGAAGCTTAGCCGAGAAGCTGAGCGTAATATGTGAGTATGTGGATAGACATGAAGTGGAAGCACAAAATCCGCGTCGGAACAATGAAAGAGCCGTGTCATTCCTATTTACTTACGATATTTCGCCTGACAAGTCAATTGGAGTAAGATTAGCTCCTTATACTACAAGGATGCCCGATGGTAGCCGAAGTTCCGGGACTATCTACCAAATACGGGCAACTGCTGCATTTTAA
- a CDS encoding CHASE2 domain-containing protein produces MDLERRGLLRRIIVFLLLSLLALIMYGLAVWSWNSSMELSAYDMVLRMRFKASPRPDVVVLAIDSKTIDELGPLPWDYKKHARIIRALTKVGANRIVYDFLFDRPDSLHPGADTALWEAVRSAGNLFLPMAYDPLRETEWTPSDIRALIILERFAISRRIEYPVNSPMFSYYFFIPPVANLMTVAEGIGGMVGTPSAGVVREAQLAYLTTVKYPIPIQPLPQTTPLPKLTDQVVALPGLPLAVSAKILGVDKDQIIIDLTGSIDLIANQSLVAEIPVDEQGRMLINYVGPAGTIPRYSASDLLSGKLDRSLFAGKLVLVGVTDSSSPYAGVLPTLYGQMPRVEVTANALMTILDKSFLVRRKLEALAVLLVLGILLGLLLPSFSESQLSFFAIVAPLVYILVAMIVLATLKHVLPIIPSVLLILFSSVIAGLLYPAGATE; encoded by the coding sequence ATGGACCTGGAACGCCGTGGTCTTCTACGTAGAATTATAGTATTCCTCTTATTGTCTCTCTTGGCGCTGATAATGTATGGCCTTGCGGTATGGTCGTGGAATTCGTCCATGGAGCTCAGCGCGTATGACATGGTTCTCCGCATGCGCTTTAAAGCATCACCTCGGCCGGACGTTGTAGTGTTGGCAATTGATTCAAAGACTATTGACGAACTTGGGCCATTGCCGTGGGACTACAAAAAACATGCCAGAATCATTCGGGCACTTACAAAGGTTGGCGCAAACCGAATCGTGTATGATTTCCTTTTTGACCGGCCAGATAGTCTCCATCCGGGAGCCGATACAGCGCTATGGGAAGCGGTGCGTAGCGCCGGAAATTTATTTTTGCCGATGGCTTATGACCCTTTGAGAGAAACCGAATGGACACCTTCCGACATCCGCGCTCTTATCATTTTGGAACGTTTTGCAATTTCGCGTCGAATTGAGTATCCCGTAAATTCTCCGATGTTTAGCTATTACTTTTTCATACCGCCAGTAGCAAATCTAATGACTGTAGCTGAAGGCATAGGTGGAATGGTAGGTACGCCTTCGGCTGGAGTGGTGCGCGAAGCTCAGCTTGCATATCTTACGACAGTAAAGTACCCAATTCCAATTCAGCCGCTACCCCAGACAACCCCTCTTCCAAAGTTAACGGACCAAGTTGTGGCTCTACCTGGATTGCCGCTTGCTGTCTCTGCGAAGATTCTGGGAGTAGATAAAGATCAAATAATCATTGACCTGACTGGAAGCATTGATTTAATTGCAAATCAATCATTGGTTGCTGAAATACCTGTAGATGAGCAGGGAAGAATGCTCATAAACTACGTCGGGCCAGCAGGCACAATTCCTCGTTACAGCGCTTCGGATCTTCTTTCAGGGAAGCTTGACAGGTCGTTGTTTGCAGGTAAGCTAGTTCTTGTTGGGGTCACCGACTCATCTTCTCCTTATGCTGGCGTCTTACCTACGCTATATGGACAGATGCCGCGAGTTGAAGTTACGGCAAATGCACTTATGACAATTCTAGACAAGAGCTTTCTCGTGAGAAGGAAGCTCGAAGCGCTTGCAGTCTTGCTGGTACTCGGCATATTGCTTGGTCTTTTATTGCCGTCTTTCTCCGAATCTCAGCTAAGCTTTTTTGCAATTGTTGCCCCACTTGTTTACATATTGGTTGCGATGATTGTCCTTGCAACTCTAAAACATGTTCTTCCTATTATCCCATCTGTTCTTCTTATATTATTTAGTTCTGTTATTGCAGGCTTGCTTTACCCCGCTGGTGCAACCGAATGA
- a CDS encoding DUF1559 domain-containing protein — MLFAKRNRSGFTLIELLVVIAIIVILAAILFPVFARAKQAAVKNQCINNLKQITAAMNLYTSDYDDHFPLVSGFGRAFDTMSIFELGGTDLRDPQKRDSAWFQYLLLPYVKNQKIFECPAVKITGSWTIGSTDYNFSDNWASINSQNQDPRTTYIFNARCKDPVSGGYYLISGQSLSVCDKPGDAPLIWDAPSGFKVGNTTEVQLAHVDSINVAYADGHVKTFQVSNPQDPKWQSNHFWVNYGSDGWLPPQ, encoded by the coding sequence ATGCTTTTCGCAAAGCGTAATCGCTCGGGCTTCACACTAATCGAATTGCTCGTTGTCATAGCTATCATTGTTATACTCGCAGCAATTCTATTTCCAGTGTTCGCTCGAGCAAAGCAGGCGGCAGTTAAGAACCAGTGCATCAACAACCTCAAGCAGATTACTGCCGCAATGAATCTCTACACTTCGGACTATGATGACCATTTCCCACTCGTGTCGGGATTTGGTCGAGCGTTCGATACAATGTCTATCTTTGAACTCGGAGGCACGGACCTCCGCGATCCCCAAAAGAGGGACTCGGCGTGGTTCCAATATCTCTTGCTGCCATATGTCAAGAATCAAAAGATTTTTGAGTGCCCTGCTGTAAAAATCACTGGTTCTTGGACAATCGGCAGTACAGATTACAATTTTAGCGATAACTGGGCTTCTATAAACAGCCAAAACCAAGATCCTCGTACTACCTATATATTCAATGCACGCTGCAAGGACCCAGTTTCAGGTGGATACTACTTAATTAGCGGACAATCTTTGTCTGTCTGCGACAAACCTGGCGATGCTCCACTAATTTGGGATGCGCCGTCCGGCTTCAAAGTCGGCAATACCACTGAAGTCCAATTGGCTCATGTTGACTCAATCAACGTAGCCTACGCTGATGGACACGTCAAGACCTTCCAGGTCTCAAACCCGCAGGATCCAAAGTGGCAAAGCAATCACTTCTGGGTAAACTACGGAAGCGATGGGTGGTTGCCACCTCAATAG
- a CDS encoding LCP family protein has product MHDAIQVALSHNYSPAEAFPGKNEVNILLLGRDVDRDRHGRIVNTRGRTDAMLLVHADFRNHKLNILSIPRDTLVHIPGYRGKRRISYANALGGPSLTCQTLEEFIGVYPENYVLIDFNTFEKAVDAIGGLEVTVDKQLDYDDNWGNLHIHLKPGRQVLNGNQAMGFVRYRQSKSGDAESDFVRIGRQQELLLAAKAKLSNPCVMLKLPHILDMIRKNTETNLSFRQMMCLLSFAKSLPKANIRMETLPALNTGGIFVKADPEATKKLIYDMFQANH; this is encoded by the coding sequence GTGCACGATGCCATCCAAGTTGCACTTTCACATAATTATTCACCGGCGGAAGCCTTTCCTGGCAAGAATGAAGTCAACATCCTCTTGCTTGGCCGTGATGTAGACAGGGATAGACATGGACGCATCGTTAACACACGTGGTCGGACAGACGCCATGTTGTTGGTGCATGCTGATTTCCGCAACCATAAGCTTAACATACTTTCAATACCCCGCGATACCCTAGTACACATTCCAGGCTATCGGGGCAAACGAAGAATAAGCTACGCAAATGCGCTCGGCGGGCCAAGCTTAACCTGTCAAACATTAGAGGAGTTTATTGGCGTCTATCCCGAAAACTATGTGCTGATAGACTTTAATACATTCGAGAAAGCTGTGGATGCAATTGGCGGACTGGAGGTCACAGTCGACAAGCAGCTTGACTACGACGATAACTGGGGTAATCTGCACATACACCTCAAACCCGGCAGACAGGTTCTCAACGGCAATCAAGCTATGGGTTTCGTACGATATAGGCAGTCAAAATCGGGAGATGCCGAGAGCGATTTCGTAAGAATAGGAAGACAGCAAGAGCTTTTGCTTGCTGCCAAAGCAAAACTGTCAAACCCTTGTGTAATGCTAAAACTGCCCCATATCCTTGATATGATACGCAAGAACACCGAGACTAACCTCTCATTTCGGCAGATGATGTGCCTACTTTCATTTGCAAAATCTCTACCCAAAGCCAATATAAGAATGGAGACGCTCCCTGCGCTTAATACAGGCGGAATTTTTGTCAAAGCCGATCCGGAAGCAACAAAAAAACTAATTTATGATATGTTCCAAGCGAACCATTAG
- a CDS encoding metallophosphoesterase family protein, which translates to MNILAVGDMHGNLNVVLKALEQSKVDLLVSTGDWGDPDQVDEGIFQTIVARVPVLTVYGNHDYVDLLRNAKNQDGSPVLLLQGEVREFGGLRFVGISGIWAKSHRKPHYITDEDVRQIAEHVAHEHVDVMITHGCAIGLADEVPGGGHGGQRCFLEAFRQISPRLYLCGHLHLPQKRVLKDGRTIINVGYSGEGDYWIISFKDQTIDACYYKIDGFNFTRFKTDTK; encoded by the coding sequence ATGAATATTCTTGCGGTTGGTGATATGCATGGAAATCTCAATGTTGTTCTTAAGGCTCTGGAGCAATCTAAGGTCGACCTTCTTGTTTCTACCGGTGACTGGGGTGACCCCGATCAAGTAGATGAAGGAATTTTTCAAACCATTGTAGCTCGTGTCCCTGTGCTAACAGTTTACGGTAATCATGATTATGTGGACCTGCTTCGAAACGCCAAGAATCAAGACGGTAGCCCAGTGTTGCTTTTACAAGGCGAAGTTCGCGAGTTTGGCGGCTTAAGGTTTGTTGGCATAAGTGGTATATGGGCAAAATCTCATCGCAAGCCACACTACATAACCGATGAGGACGTTAGGCAAATTGCCGAGCATGTTGCTCATGAACATGTTGATGTAATGATTACACACGGTTGTGCAATCGGTCTCGCTGACGAGGTGCCAGGTGGCGGGCATGGCGGCCAGCGGTGTTTTCTTGAAGCCTTTCGCCAAATATCGCCGCGCCTTTATTTATGCGGCCATCTTCATCTGCCCCAAAAACGGGTTCTAAAAGATGGTCGGACAATTATTAATGTCGGTTATAGTGGAGAAGGTGATTACTGGATTATAAGTTTTAAAGACCAAACAATTGATGCCTGCTATTATAAGATTGATGGGTTTAACTTTACACGTTTCAAAACAGATACAAAATAA
- a CDS encoding 8-oxoguanine DNA glycosylase, with protein MANTLLINPSELNLLHTLTPGQAFRWRMDSGGRWTGVVRGRIIRIWQEETEVKYEIFPNAGDKDLLCHYFRLEVCLACLYADFIREDERLKKIIKRFEGLRVLRQEPEETLFSYICSTANSISRIVSAIEAISNRYGERIANLDGVDYCSFPSAEAIAHADPNELAEIAGLGFRAANLHSVARQILDRPNGWLNSLKEASYEEARRELLALRGVGLKIADCILLFSLDKDQAFPVDTHIYNVAVKYYMPELRGKSLTPRIYQRIVDYFQAKFGAFAGWAQEYLYYDDLIPERPQK; from the coding sequence ATGGCGAATACGCTCTTGATAAATCCAAGCGAGCTCAATTTGCTTCATACTCTTACCCCTGGCCAAGCTTTCCGCTGGAGAATGGATTCTGGGGGGAGATGGACAGGGGTTGTTCGTGGCCGCATTATACGAATCTGGCAAGAGGAAACCGAGGTCAAATATGAAATTTTCCCTAATGCCGGTGATAAGGACTTACTTTGTCATTATTTTCGATTGGAAGTATGTCTTGCATGTTTGTATGCGGATTTTATCCGTGAAGATGAGCGCCTAAAGAAAATTATTAAACGGTTCGAAGGTCTTCGAGTGCTGCGACAAGAGCCGGAAGAAACGCTTTTTTCTTATATTTGTTCAACGGCAAACTCAATCTCTCGCATTGTGAGCGCAATTGAGGCGATTTCTAACAGGTATGGTGAGAGAATCGCTAATCTTGATGGAGTTGATTATTGTTCTTTTCCTTCAGCTGAAGCTATTGCGCATGCAGACCCTAATGAGCTTGCCGAAATCGCTGGGTTGGGCTTCAGAGCGGCGAATCTCCATTCGGTGGCTAGGCAGATTCTAGATAGGCCGAATGGATGGCTCAATTCTCTTAAAGAAGCAAGTTATGAGGAGGCGCGCCGAGAGCTTCTCGCCCTCAGGGGTGTGGGATTGAAGATTGCGGATTGCATTCTTCTTTTCTCATTGGATAAGGACCAAGCTTTCCCTGTGGATACCCATATCTACAATGTTGCTGTGAAGTACTACATGCCAGAACTGCGGGGCAAGTCTCTAACTCCGCGCATCTATCAGCGCATTGTAGATTATTTTCAAGCGAAATTTGGGGCATTTGCTGGATGGGCACAGGAATATCTTTATTATGATGATCTCATACCCGAGCGTCCCCAGAAGTAA
- a CDS encoding copper amine oxidase N-terminal domain-containing protein translates to MNGKNTLLIIAALVLLINNYLLPQAKIVIKERVTITVDKTVVRTDVPPISINSRTLVPVRSVFEAFSAEIGWFPRERRVFIRKDKQVIWLHIGDAHAKVDGQILTLDVPVVIYRGRAMVPLRFLAETLGAVVTWDSKTQTITIVTPEQTSSPTDKQPN, encoded by the coding sequence ATGAATGGAAAAAACACCTTGCTCATTATTGCAGCGCTTGTTTTGCTAATAAACAATTACCTATTGCCTCAAGCTAAAATAGTAATCAAAGAGCGCGTGACCATCACCGTTGACAAGACAGTGGTTCGAACCGATGTTCCGCCAATAAGCATAAACAGCCGAACTCTCGTACCTGTCCGTAGCGTATTTGAAGCATTCAGTGCTGAAATAGGCTGGTTTCCACGTGAACGCAGAGTATTTATCCGCAAGGACAAGCAGGTTATCTGGCTGCACATCGGAGATGCCCATGCCAAGGTAGACGGACAAATTCTTACGCTCGATGTTCCAGTAGTTATTTACCGAGGCAGGGCAATGGTGCCGCTTAGATTTTTAGCGGAAACACTCGGTGCAGTTGTAACCTGGGATTCCAAAACCCAAACAATCACAATTGTGACGCCAGAACAGACCTCTTCGCCCACTGACAAGCAACCTAATTAA
- a CDS encoding aminoglycoside 6-adenylyltransferase: protein MTLNLPIIEGPEPQAGFINRLAAAFAEENLILACWLHGSFGADSADKFSDIDVAVAVDDDKFYHAFQSAKRIATSIGECVVAWESPKDINGAGFTAFYVDCNFLDVKVYRASRMPYICVKSPVKILFDRKRLVHFSYEPREEENLGVPLSEHVWWKMIYFWICVYSAVRFLKREDYWYAAGMINAIRGTLAQLFWLWTRPDEMTDMSFVVWGIVRRDLEDNLVSELESTVSDAEKKEMVDTLGRLIDLFHRYGRRIAEDTGSQYPEKLVDVITDFYRRECLKNAIISSCPPT, encoded by the coding sequence ATGACATTGAATTTGCCAATAATAGAAGGTCCAGAGCCCCAGGCTGGTTTTATAAATCGACTGGCAGCTGCATTTGCAGAGGAAAACCTCATTCTTGCATGCTGGCTTCATGGCTCCTTTGGAGCGGACAGTGCAGATAAATTTTCTGACATTGATGTGGCTGTTGCAGTTGATGACGATAAATTTTACCACGCGTTTCAAAGTGCCAAACGGATTGCAACTTCCATTGGGGAATGTGTTGTAGCTTGGGAAAGTCCGAAGGACATCAATGGAGCTGGCTTTACTGCATTTTACGTGGACTGCAATTTTCTTGATGTAAAGGTTTACCGTGCCTCAAGAATGCCCTACATTTGCGTAAAATCGCCAGTGAAGATCTTGTTTGACCGCAAGCGTCTAGTGCATTTCTCGTACGAGCCAAGAGAGGAGGAAAACCTTGGCGTTCCTCTTTCTGAGCACGTCTGGTGGAAAATGATTTATTTCTGGATTTGTGTTTACTCTGCGGTTAGGTTTTTAAAACGTGAGGATTACTGGTATGCGGCCGGAATGATAAATGCTATTCGTGGCACCCTGGCTCAGCTATTCTGGCTTTGGACCCGCCCGGATGAGATGACTGATATGTCTTTTGTAGTATGGGGTATCGTGCGCAGAGATTTAGAAGATAATCTTGTTTCTGAGCTTGAGTCTACTGTCTCGGACGCCGAAAAAAAGGAGATGGTTGACACTCTTGGACGGCTCATTGATCTTTTCCATCGTTATGGAAGACGCATTGCTGAAGATACCGGTTCGCAATACCCTGAGAAACTTGTTGATGTCATAACCGATTTTTATCGGCGTGAGTGCCTCAAAAATGCTATAATATCATCGTGTCCGCCGACTTGA
- the add gene encoding adenosine deaminase yields MISQIAAKPKVELHRHLEGSIRPTTIAELGRAYRLPLPTYDPEGIRSLIQFSRPAKNLREFLNPFVKVIRHCFVNKEAIARITFEVIEDASLDNITYVELRFSPECMAITHTLSMCEVMDGIIEGVQVATRRFPITVGLIVSVNRPPGNSLIWPTPIEVAKLAVRYADKGVVGFDLSGLEAECPPSRFAKEFQLIREAGLGVTVHAGEDSGPESIREAIEILGAVRIGHGVRIVRDPNVLEIALARGVCFELCPTSNVLTRAVDSLDNHPIRMLYDLGMQVTVNTDDPTVCGVTLTNEYLLLIEKFGMDLNDIDRLIENARRASFGGLRQ; encoded by the coding sequence ATGATATCTCAAATTGCCGCTAAACCAAAAGTCGAGCTACATCGGCATTTGGAAGGTTCAATACGACCCACAACAATAGCCGAGCTTGGCCGAGCGTATAGGCTACCCCTTCCAACTTATGACCCCGAGGGAATACGGTCTCTTATTCAGTTTTCTAGACCAGCAAAAAACCTCAGGGAATTTCTCAATCCATTTGTTAAGGTTATAAGACACTGCTTCGTTAATAAAGAGGCAATTGCACGTATAACCTTTGAGGTTATCGAGGATGCCTCGCTTGATAATATAACCTATGTTGAGCTTAGGTTCAGCCCCGAATGTATGGCAATCACGCACACCCTTTCCATGTGTGAGGTCATGGATGGTATTATTGAAGGTGTCCAAGTGGCTACTAGACGGTTTCCCATAACTGTTGGCTTGATAGTAAGTGTGAATCGCCCGCCTGGAAATTCTTTAATCTGGCCGACACCAATTGAGGTAGCCAAGCTTGCAGTAAGATATGCTGATAAGGGAGTGGTAGGTTTCGATCTATCAGGTTTGGAGGCTGAATGTCCACCATCGCGCTTTGCAAAAGAGTTTCAGTTAATTCGAGAGGCTGGTTTGGGTGTTACAGTGCATGCAGGTGAAGACTCAGGCCCAGAAAGCATTCGCGAGGCAATCGAAATTCTCGGTGCAGTCCGTATCGGACACGGAGTCCGAATAGTACGCGACCCAAATGTTTTGGAAATTGCATTAGCCCGAGGAGTATGTTTTGAGCTTTGTCCAACTAGTAATGTGCTTACCCGCGCAGTTGATTCTCTCGATAATCACCCGATTAGAATGCTTTATGATTTAGGTATGCAAGTTACTGTGAATACCGATGACCCTACTGTATGTGGGGTAACATTGACGAACGAATATTTGCTTTTAATCGAGAAGTTTGGCATGGATTTGAATGATATTGACCGACTTATTGAGAATGCTCGCAGAGCAAGCTTTGGAGGTTTGCGACAGTGA